A stretch of Paenibacillus sp. URB8-2 DNA encodes these proteins:
- the fdhF gene encoding formate dehydrogenase subunit alpha: MGNKVLTVCPYCGSGCQMHLLVEDGKVVGAEPADGRTNEGNLCLKGHYGWDFLNDPQILTARLRKPMIRKEGILQEVSWEEAIQFTAEKLSAIKEKYGPDAIMGTGSARGPGNEANYVMQKFMRAVIGTNNIDHCARVCHGPSVAGLTYSLGDGAMSNSIPEIEDTDLLFIFGYNAAVTHPIVARRIVRAKQKGATIIVSDPRKTESARIADTWLPLKGGTNMALVNAFGNVLLEEELYDKDYVANYVEGFAEYKESVQKYTPEYAESITGVKANDIRKVMRQYANSNKAMILYGMGVCQFAQAVDVVKGLASLALLTGHFGRSGVGIGPVRGQNNVQGSCDMGALPNVYPGYQSVTDPKIRKKFEKAWGVTLPEKTGYHLTEIPHLVLKEDKVKAYYIFGEDPVQSDPNAAEVRETLEKMEFVIVQDIFMNKTALHADVILPATSWGEHEGVYSSADRGFQRIRKAIDPPGEVKPDWQIISEVATAMGYPMSYRNTEEIWDEMRALCPKFAGASYKKMEELGGIQWPCPSEDHPGTPYLYEGNRFSTPNGKGRLFACEWRAPLEQPDQEYPLTLSTVREVGHYSVRTMTGNCRALSQLSDEPGNIQISPGDASSLGIQDGQLVRIISRRGRIVARAQISDRVKTGATYMTYHFWIGACNELTGDALDPVSKTPEYKYCAIRLEKIPDQLRAEQQVRQQYESLKKQMHVGAGQA; encoded by the coding sequence ATGGGGAACAAAGTACTGACGGTATGCCCGTATTGCGGAAGCGGATGTCAGATGCATTTGCTGGTTGAAGATGGGAAGGTCGTGGGGGCCGAGCCTGCGGATGGACGAACAAACGAAGGGAACTTGTGCCTGAAAGGTCATTATGGTTGGGACTTTCTGAATGATCCGCAGATTCTGACCGCCCGCCTTCGCAAGCCCATGATCCGCAAAGAAGGGATTTTGCAGGAGGTATCTTGGGAGGAAGCCATACAATTTACAGCAGAGAAGCTTAGTGCCATTAAAGAAAAATATGGTCCGGATGCGATTATGGGCACAGGTTCAGCCAGAGGACCGGGCAATGAGGCCAACTATGTCATGCAAAAATTTATGCGTGCGGTGATCGGCACCAATAATATTGACCACTGCGCCAGAGTATGCCACGGTCCATCCGTGGCGGGGCTGACCTATTCGTTGGGCGATGGGGCGATGTCGAATTCGATTCCGGAGATCGAGGATACGGATCTGCTCTTCATTTTTGGTTATAATGCCGCCGTTACACATCCGATTGTAGCCAGAAGAATCGTCAGAGCGAAGCAGAAAGGCGCTACTATTATCGTATCCGATCCACGAAAGACAGAATCGGCTAGAATTGCAGATACTTGGCTCCCTCTTAAAGGGGGGACAAACATGGCGCTTGTAAATGCATTTGGAAATGTACTCTTAGAGGAAGAATTATATGACAAGGATTATGTAGCCAATTATGTAGAAGGGTTTGCTGAATATAAGGAAAGTGTGCAAAAGTATACGCCTGAATATGCCGAGAGCATCACCGGTGTAAAAGCAAATGATATTCGCAAGGTGATGCGGCAGTATGCCAATTCGAATAAAGCGATGATTCTGTATGGCATGGGGGTCTGCCAATTCGCCCAAGCGGTGGACGTTGTCAAAGGGCTCGCCTCGCTGGCGCTGCTGACCGGCCATTTTGGCAGATCCGGCGTCGGCATTGGACCGGTCCGCGGCCAGAACAACGTACAGGGCTCCTGTGATATGGGGGCATTGCCTAATGTGTATCCGGGTTATCAATCCGTTACCGATCCCAAAATACGCAAAAAGTTCGAGAAGGCCTGGGGCGTGACGCTGCCGGAAAAAACGGGGTACCACTTAACTGAAATTCCCCATCTGGTATTGAAGGAAGACAAGGTGAAGGCCTATTACATTTTTGGTGAAGACCCCGTACAAAGTGATCCGAACGCGGCCGAGGTTAGAGAAACGCTGGAAAAGATGGAGTTTGTCATTGTGCAGGATATCTTTATGAACAAGACGGCACTGCATGCGGATGTCATCCTTCCCGCTACCTCCTGGGGCGAACATGAAGGTGTGTATTCGTCAGCCGACCGCGGATTTCAGCGGATTAGAAAAGCCATTGATCCTCCGGGGGAAGTGAAGCCGGATTGGCAGATTATCAGCGAGGTGGCCACTGCGATGGGCTATCCGATGTCCTACCGGAATACGGAGGAGATCTGGGACGAGATGAGAGCCCTCTGTCCTAAATTTGCGGGAGCAAGCTATAAGAAGATGGAGGAGCTGGGCGGTATTCAGTGGCCTTGCCCGTCCGAAGATCATCCGGGTACACCTTATTTATATGAGGGCAACCGCTTTTCAACCCCCAACGGCAAAGGGCGGCTGTTCGCCTGTGAATGGAGAGCTCCGCTGGAGCAACCGGATCAGGAGTATCCGCTGACGCTGTCGACTGTCCGTGAAGTCGGACATTATTCCGTCCGCACCATGACCGGGAACTGCCGTGCCCTTAGCCAATTATCCGATGAGCCCGGTAATATTCAGATCAGTCCCGGGGATGCTTCGAGCCTCGGCATTCAAGATGGGCAGCTGGTAAGGATTATCTCCCGGCGGGGTAGGATTGTAGCCAGGGCGCAAATCAGCGACCGGGTCAAAACAGGCGCCACCTATATGACCTATCATTTCTGGATTGGCGCTTGCAACGAGCTGACTGGGGACGCTTTGGACCCTGTCTCGAAGACACCGGAGTATAAATATTGCGCGATTCGCCTGGAAAAGATTCCGGATCAGCTTCGTGCCGAGCAGCAGGTTCGGCAGCAATATGAGTCGCTTAAAAAGCAAATGCATGTGGGGGCGGGTCAGGCATGA